A region from the Nitrospira sp. CR1.1 genome encodes:
- a CDS encoding DUF3422 family protein, with product MTDPVESAGTHSRPPGFLNRIHQSNKQYLPQWLGVPAHIHHVAYRMANPPVERPNSRREFQHLLQALEISEGAIEERFGYGFKVAPNGDRLVVVWEAHTEYYSYQVWHVAGDSNTPLDFGPIAFPGYQMPLCPLGLRVNALDLLFLPQELPLDRELPARLPGAMVYGSRILGDEIVAVTSFTPDEFDRERYLICSTSEQALRQQVAKIVDTIVAIENYYHLVMLPMKAFSRAVDQIHDYEQRHLYQRAVLIEQLGGTAPPTMQKWLTVLTQDLLQVSRLAESMRYRLSASVPYDRIVQSNLVALQEQPYPPLRQISEYVSWKITGVTDGYQQLLRRIDAMEKDFEATVAVLRTHIELRLQEQNIQLQDQNMKLLASVDSTTRAQAILQRTVESLSVIVITYYLTGLGSYVLKACYEMGWVKNANVATAIFVPIAFAISFALMTVGRKIIVKRMASPAGDPAGH from the coding sequence ATGACGGATCCCGTTGAGTCTGCCGGAACGCATTCCCGCCCGCCGGGATTTTTGAACCGGATTCACCAATCCAATAAGCAGTACCTCCCGCAGTGGCTCGGGGTACCGGCGCACATTCACCATGTCGCCTACAGGATGGCCAATCCGCCCGTAGAGCGGCCCAATAGCCGCCGGGAGTTTCAGCATCTGCTCCAGGCCCTGGAAATTTCGGAAGGCGCCATCGAGGAGCGGTTCGGCTACGGGTTTAAGGTCGCTCCTAACGGGGATCGTCTTGTCGTCGTGTGGGAAGCGCACACGGAGTACTACAGTTATCAGGTCTGGCATGTGGCGGGTGACTCGAACACTCCGCTCGATTTCGGACCGATCGCGTTTCCCGGCTATCAGATGCCCCTGTGCCCTCTCGGTCTGCGCGTGAATGCGCTCGATCTGCTGTTCCTGCCGCAAGAGTTGCCCCTTGATCGAGAACTGCCGGCGAGGCTTCCCGGCGCCATGGTGTACGGGAGCCGCATTCTGGGAGACGAGATCGTCGCGGTGACGAGCTTTACGCCCGATGAGTTCGATCGAGAACGGTACCTGATTTGTTCCACCTCCGAGCAAGCGCTTCGGCAGCAGGTGGCCAAGATTGTCGATACGATCGTCGCCATCGAGAACTACTATCATCTGGTCATGTTGCCGATGAAGGCCTTCTCCCGGGCTGTCGATCAAATCCATGATTATGAGCAGCGCCACCTCTATCAACGGGCCGTGTTGATCGAACAATTAGGCGGGACGGCGCCGCCGACGATGCAGAAATGGCTGACGGTGCTCACCCAGGACCTGTTGCAGGTGAGTCGGCTGGCGGAGTCGATGCGGTACCGGCTCTCCGCCTCGGTGCCATACGACCGCATCGTGCAGAGTAACCTGGTTGCGTTACAGGAGCAGCCCTATCCACCGCTGCGTCAGATTTCAGAGTATGTCAGTTGGAAAATCACCGGGGTTACCGATGGCTATCAGCAGTTGCTCCGCCGTATCGATGCCATGGAGAAGGATTTTGAAGCGACCGTGGCGGTGCTGCGCACGCATATCGAGTTACGCCTGCAAGAGCAAAATATCCAATTGCAGGATCAGAATATGAAGCTGCTGGCCAGCGTGGATTCGACGACGCGGGCACAGGCGATTCTGCAGCGCACGGTGGAAAGTCTGTCCGTGATCGTCATTACCTACTACCTGACGGGGTTGGGCAGCTACGTGCTGAAGGCCTGTTACGAAATGGGGTGGGTGAAAAATGCCAACGTGGCCACGGCGATTTTTGTGCCGATCGCCTTTGCGATTTCGTTTGCCCTCATGACCGTGGGGCGAAAAATCATCGTCAAACGGATGGCGAGTCCCGCCGGGGATCCTGCCGGGCACTAA